The following is a genomic window from bacterium.
ATCGTGATAATCAAACATTCAGGTGGCTATGTCACAAAATATGCCCATAACTCAAGAAATCTGGTTTCTAAGGGGATGTATGTCCGACAGGGAGAAGTGATTGCATTAGTTGGAAGCACAGGAAGAAGTGAAGGTTCTCATCTCCATTTTGAAATCTGCAAAAATGGTCATCCCGTCAATCCTGCTTCCTTTATTTCACTCCCTTATTCTCGATAATTTTCTGAAATAGCCGACTTACCAATTTGAGGATACAGATAACAAGAAATAAAACATTAAAATCTTGCGACCTGTGCGGTTAGGTTTTAGGTTATTGACGCTGAAAGCGTCGAATTTTAAATAACCGTAGATGCAATCTACGGAAATAAACGCCCGCAAAACTCGACCCTGAAAGGGTCGAATGTAATCCATGGTTAGAATTCAACCCTTTCAGGGTTGAGTAGTAAGCAGGAGATTTTCTTCTCTCCGTAGATTTTATCTACGGTTATGTAAAATCAAACCTTTCAGGTTTGAGGAAATTTACTTGTAATTTCTAACCGCACAGGTCGAATTTTTTTATTGACATATGCTAAATTTTTTGCTAAAATACCCTCAGAAGGGGAAAAAATGAATGAACAGTCCAAAAGCCCCAAAAAGCAAATTACTATCAGTGGTCGAAAAATTTGTTTTATAATTTCTTCGTGTACTTCGTGGTTTTTAAAAGATAGGGCTTCACGAAATTAAAACTAAGTAATCGGTTAATTGGTAACTAATTACCATTCACCAGTTACCAATTACCAAATGTAAGGAGGTATTAATTATGTTAAAACAATTATGTATTTTTCTGATTGTATTTAGTGTTTTGTGTCTGGGGGGGCAAAAAGTTCTACTGGCTAAATCTAAAATAGAGAAAAAAGAGATTAAATGGTATCATTCTTTTGAGAAAGGGTTAAAGATGGCTAAAAAAAAGAATAAACCTTTGATGGTAGATTTTGAGGCAAAATGGTGTATCTGGTGTAAAAGATTAGATGCAACGACATATAAAAATCCAGAGGTAATTGCACTTTCTAAAAAATTTATTCCAGTCAAGATTGATTGTGATGTAGATAAAACTACACCAAACCAATATGCTGTCCGAGGCTTGCCAACGATTATCTTTATGGATACGGATAGTCAGGTAATTCATCAAGTAGTAGGTTATCGTGGACCAGAAGATTTTATAACCGAAATGAAAAAGGCACTTGCATCTACTAAAGGAGATGATAAATGATAAATAATATCTTATTTCTTTTGCTCTTTATCATTGGTTGTAGTCAGGCTAAACCTTATATTACCCCGTATCAATATCAGGAAAATCAATTAGCAAAATTACTTTATGACCGTGCCCTGGCATATCAAGACCAAAAAAATTATGAATTAGCCATTATTGAATTTCGACATTTTATTGACTATTATCCAAAGATTTATTATGCCGATGAGGCTCAACTTAATATCGGTAGATGCTATCAGGCGTTAGAACAATGGAATGAGGCGATAAATAATTATCGGCTATTGCTTAAAAAATATAAACACTCTGACTATAAAGTTGAGGCAATTTACCAAATCGGAGAATGCTACCAGGCATCTAATAAATTTAAAAAGGCAACTGAAATATATCTTTCTATCATTAAGGAACATTCCAAAACAGTCTGGGCAAAAAAGTCAAAAGAAAAGATAGAGGAGATTGCAAATAAATTCCCGCAAAGTAAAGAGTTTAAAAAAATCAATCGTCAAGCAGAGAAAATCTATCGTAAGAGTCAAAAGAAATAAAAAGGAGTGTAATTTATGGGATTTGAATATCGAGAAAGAGAATTATATTGTGATGGGCTTAAGATTGAAACCATTGCCAGGCAGGTGCAAACACCATTTTATCTTTACAGTTATGATGTCTTAACCTCTAATTACGAGGCTTATTGCCAATCTTTCTCTAATACCTTAATTTGTTATGCCTGTAAGGCAAACGCTAATCTGGCTATCCTTAATATTTTAGCCCAAAAAGGGGCAGGGGCAGATGTTGTCTCCGGCGGTGAACTATTTAAGGCATTAAAGGCAGGAATTCCACCGCAAAAAATCGTTTTCAATGGTAATGGTAAAACCAGAGAAGAACTTGAATATGCCGTAGAGAATGATTTGTTAATGATTAATGTGGATTCAATAGAGGAACTTTCATTATTGAACCAAATTGCCAGAGCAAAAGATAAAAAAGTCCGTATTGCAATTCGTGTCAATCCTGATATTAATCCACTTACTCATCATTATATTGCTACAGGCCTGGCTAAAAGTAAATTTGGAATAAGCAACCATATGGTAAAAGAGGTTTATATCCAGGTATCAAAGTCACAAAATCTTGAAGTAGCAGGAATTCATTGCCATATTGGTTCGCAAATAACTCATTGTAACCTATTCCTTGAAAGCATGCATAAGGTTCTTAAATTAGCCCGGGAACTTAAAGAGCTAAATATTAACATCGAGTATATAAATCTTGGTGGAGGTTTAGGTATCAGGTATCATGATGAAGATATTCATAGCATCCAGGATTTTGGCAAAATGCTCTTACCAGAAATTGCTAATACCAATTATAAACTAATATTAGAACCAGGACGAAGTATTGTAGGCGAGTCAGGAATTCTTGTAACTAAAATACTTCATATTAAAAAAGGACATAATAAGCATTTTATTATCGTTGATGCGGCAATGAATGATTTAATCAGACCGGCATTCTACAAGGCATATCATAAAATTCTACCAGTAATTGAAGATATAGAGCGAGAAGGATTAACGGCAGATATAGTTGGCCCCATATGTGAAGAAGGTGATTTTTTTGCCCATGATAGAGTGTTACCTAAACCTACGGCAGGAGAGCTACTGGTTATTTTAGATGCCGGGGCTTATGGAATTACAATGTCATCTAATTATAATATGCGTCCTAAGGTGGCTGAGGTAATGGTCATTAATGGAGAATATCATATTATCCGTCAGAGAGAATCTTATGAGGATTTAATTAGCAAAGAGGCAATTTTACAGATTTAATAATTCCTGTAAGCGTTCAGGTGTAAGTAAGGAAAAATGGGAAAGTAGGGAAAAAGGGGAAAAATATTAAAGAAATTCATTTCAAATTCAAGTTAAGCTGCGTAATTACACAGAGTAGAGAATACGAAGTATGGTAAGCGTTCAGGTGGTGTAACAAAAGGAGATGTGGAGATTAAGGAGATAGGGAGATATTATTAAAAAAATTGAAATTAATAGAAACTAATAGAAATTTATGGAAATTTGTTGTTTTCCACAATCAATTTCTACCTATTTCTATAAATTTCAATCTATTTCTATTATCTTATCTCCATATCACTCTTATCTCCTTATCCCCTTTCTTACACTTTTGATATATAGCCTGAACGGTTACGCCTTTTCTTTAGCAAAGTTTACAAGAATAGTCACCTTTACACCTGTAGCTTTTAAATCGGTAAATACTTTCCAGAAAACATGGACCCAGTGTCTGGTGTAGCTTGATAATACATTGAATTATTATCTCAGTAAGTAGATTTTCTTGATATCCTTCTGATATCTCCATACCTCCTTTATCCCCTTATCCCCCTTCTTATACTAACCACGATCAAAATATTCCTATTTCACAGGTTGAAAATTTTTGTTTGAGAGATATTTTTTACTTGACAAACCCTTTTCATAGGTGAATTTTTAGAGACTAAATTCATCTATGTTTAGGAGAGATAGAAAAAAATATTTTTCGTAAACATTTTGAGAGAAAAATAAGGAATAATGAGCCTCTATCTAATTCTTGCCGAGAATTGCTGTTAATATTATTTTTAGTTGACAATGGCAGGGAGGATAAAGTATAATAGTAGGCAAGATGGGTAAGAAAAACAGAGGACAGATAACAGATAACAGAAAACAGAAAAAGGGGAAGTGGAAGGTTCCTTTCAAGATTCCAAGATTTCTTATACCAAAAGATGAACCAATTACTCCAAGAGCATTTGCCTTATTAGACTACGCAGGTGGAGTACTGGTATTTTTCATCTGCTGGGTTGTGTATTTGCATACTCTTACTCCAACGATTGGGTTTCATGACTCAGGAGATATGATAACTGCGGCTTATGTCTTAGGTATCCCACATCCGACAGGTTATCCTCTTTATTGCTTGCTTGGTAAACTTTGGATGAGTCTACTACCAATTGGAAACATTGCCTATCGTATGAACTTAGCCTCTGCTCTATGTGCCTCCCTGGCGTGCATGATGGTATACTTTATCGTGTTGAAGGTAGGAACAGGGCTTGTCCATGCAGGACTTGCGAATCAAAGCAACGCACAGACACGAGGTCTGTCCCTACATCAACTTATACCCGCAGCAGTAGCTGCTTTCATGCTTGCTTTTGCTACTACCTTCTGGGAACAGGCAGTAATAGCTGAGAAATACTCACTAAATGCTCTGTTTGCAACATTACTAATCTTTATCCTACTAAAGTGGGCAGAAGCAATGAGCACGGAGTATAGAGCACGGAGCATGGAGGTAAAAGCTCAAAGCTCAAGGCTCAAAGCTCAGAGATATCTCTACCTCTTCGCTTTCACCCTGGGTTTATCTTTCACTCATCACATGCAAACAATCTATTTAGTGCCAGCAAGTGTATTCTTTATTCTATTAATTAGTATTACCAGTTGGATGAAGAAGAAAACTCATGTAAAAGCAAAAAAAACTATCAGGCAAAATAATAAACAGTTTTTATTTAATATTCTTTATCTTCTAAAGTCTATCTATAAAAAATTATTGATTTTAAGACCTGTATTAATAATGTTTTTTCTTTTTATTATTCCCTTACTCCTTTACTCATACCTTCCTCTACGAGCTTCTCAAAATCCACCTGTTAATTGTAGTGACCCGGATAACTTAGAAAGATTTATTGATCATATTAGTGCTAAAGATTATAGAGATATTTTTGTATCTCCTATATTAAAAGAAAGGTTACAAAGGGGTAAGTTTCACATAAGTCTTTTCTTTAGTCATCAGTTTACTAATTATTTCATTTGGATTGGAATTGTAGGAATGTTAATTCTCTTTTTTAAAAAAATAAAGATTTTTATCTTTTTAATACTGATAGTCATTATGAATATAACCTTAGCCACAATTTATAGTATTCCTAATATTGAAGATTATTATATTCCTACATTTGTTATCTTTGCTATTTTAAGTGGTTGTGCAATTAAATGGATAACAGAAAAGATTATTTCTTTTTTTACAATCAAAAAAATACCAATTTTCTTCTTTATAATTGTGTATTTAGTTTCTATGATTTTCTTAATTCTATTCCTTTTTAATACAAATTATAGTTATACTAATAAACATAAGTATTATTTAGCATATGATTATGGAAGAAATATATTAAATGATTTAGAGGAAGAATCAATTATCTTTTTACATACAGACATGAACATTTTCCCATCTTTTTATATTCAAATTGTAGAAAAAATTAAGACAAATATATGCTTTGTTATTTCAACCTTCCTACATTGTGATTGGTATGGAGCTCAAATTAAAGAAAAACATCCTGATTTGGAATTTGAGCTTTATCCTAAGGAAAGAATTATGAAGTTAAAATCAAATAAAAGAACGGAACTTACACAAGTTAGATTTGATGAACTTATAGAGAATAATCTTAACAAGTATCCATGTTATATCTTATTTAATGAAGAAATTACTCATTTAGCCTCAAATTATCCATTAGTTCTCCAAGGATTACTCTGGAGGATAGCAAAGGATAAAAAAGAAGTGGATAAATTATCTAATGTTATTCTAAACAGAAAGTTAAGACTTAACTTAAGAGGAATATATGATGATATAATCTATACTGATGGTATGAATTTTAACATTGAGTGGACTAAATTTACTTTGCAAAACTATGCTGCAGTGTACAATAACTGGGGAGTACTTTACTATAAAAAGGGTATGTATGATGAATCTATTAATTATTTTAAAAAAGCTATAACACTAAATCCAACTCTTTCAAGTGCATATTTAAACATTGGTGATACATATGAAGAAAAAAAGGAGTATAATAAAGCAATTATCTATTACAGAAAGGTAATTTCTCTTGACACTAATAGTGAAGAAGCTTATAATAAAATAGGTGAAATTTATCTTTTAAAAGAGAAATATAGAGAATCAATCTGTATTCTTCAAAAGGCAATAAAATTAAATCCTAAAAATGTTAAAACTCTTTATACTCTTTGTAAAGCATATTATAAAAATGGTGATATAAATAATACTTGTAAAACATTAGAGAAACTTTTAGAGTTAGTACCATTTCGTGATGATATTCGTCAAGCTCTTTTAGCCATACGACATGGACAGGAGATTGTCTGGGATTAAATAATTCCTATTATTGAATTTTTAGAGACTGAATTCACCTATGTTTAGGAGAGATAGAAAAAAATATTTTTCGTAAAGATTTTGAGAGAAAAATAAGGAATAATGAGCCTCTATCTAATTTTTCACCGAGAATTGCTGTTTTTTTTACATTTTGCTTGACAAAAATCCAGTTTTATGTTATATTATAAAAAAGCTTGATATGATTAGATAAAACTTCAGAGTCAATCTGGCAGATGGAAGGTAGGTGAAAAATAGATTTAGTTTAAATCTGCCACGATTTTGGTTAACATAATAAAATCTAAAAGAAAGGAGGTTTTTAGAAGATGAATAAAAAGATTATTTTAGGAATTTTGGTGGTTTTAGGAATGCTTTTGGGTATGGGAACTTTGAGTGAGGTAGATGCTACTACCTATTATGTAGATGCAGTGAATGGAGATGATAGTAATCCTGGTACGCAAGAAGAACCGTTTAAGACTATTGGGAAAGGAGTAGAGGTATCTATTGATGGAGATACTGTACAATGTGCCCCTGGGACATATACTGAAACTGTAACTATTACTGAAAGGATTGCACTTGTTGGTGGAGGAGCTGAAACAACTATAATAGATGTTTCAGATTTTCCAGGTGATGAGAATGCGGTAACTTTCTTAGGCAGTGGAGCAAATAACGCTACTATTACTTGCTTTACAATTACGGGAGCAACAGGATGGGAATACAAGGGTCATGGAATATATTGCGCTAATAGTAATCCTACCATTATCAACAACACTCTCATAGATAATTTTTATGGTGGGGGTATTGGTTATCAATCATCCTCTCCAATTATTATCAACAATATTATTATAAAGAATGGGGATTCTGGTATTGAGGGTTATTCAGGAGGAGATTCAAGACCAATCATCATCAACAATACTATTGAAGGGAGTGAATATGGTATCTGCTGTAGGGGAAATCCAACTATTACTAATAATACTATCATAAGGAACTTCTGGGGTGTCGTTTGTGGCGGCAGCAACTGCTCACCAACTATTACCAATAATACTATTAGAGAAAATGGTTATGGTATCAACTGTAACCACACTTATAATTCCTTAGTTGCTATCACGAACAATATAATTAGAGGGAATATTGCTGATGGAATCATAGCTACCAATTACTCTTCACCGACCATCACTAATAATACTATTACGGGGAATGGAGAAAGTGGTATTTACTGTGAATTTGATGCTTCCCCATCTGTCACCAACAACATAATTACAAATAACAAAAAAGGTATCTATTGCATTTTTAACTCTTATCCCCAAATTGATTATAATGATGTTTATGGTAATAGCGAAGATGATTATGATGGTTGTGTAGCTGGAGACAATGATATATCCGAACCACCACAATTTGTAGATGAGGCAAATGGAGATTATCATCTTAA
Proteins encoded in this region:
- the lysA gene encoding diaminopimelate decarboxylase — its product is MGFEYRERELYCDGLKIETIARQVQTPFYLYSYDVLTSNYEAYCQSFSNTLICYACKANANLAILNILAQKGAGADVVSGGELFKALKAGIPPQKIVFNGNGKTREELEYAVENDLLMINVDSIEELSLLNQIARAKDKKVRIAIRVNPDINPLTHHYIATGLAKSKFGISNHMVKEVYIQVSKSQNLEVAGIHCHIGSQITHCNLFLESMHKVLKLARELKELNINIEYINLGGGLGIRYHDEDIHSIQDFGKMLLPEIANTNYKLILEPGRSIVGESGILVTKILHIKKGHNKHFIIVDAAMNDLIRPAFYKAYHKILPVIEDIEREGLTADIVGPICEEGDFFAHDRVLPKPTAGELLVILDAGAYGITMSSNYNMRPKVAEVMVINGEYHIIRQRESYEDLISKEAILQI
- a CDS encoding thioredoxin fold domain-containing protein; translated protein: MLKQLCIFLIVFSVLCLGGQKVLLAKSKIEKKEIKWYHSFEKGLKMAKKKNKPLMVDFEAKWCIWCKRLDATTYKNPEVIALSKKFIPVKIDCDVDKTTPNQYAVRGLPTIIFMDTDSQVIHQVVGYRGPEDFITEMKKALASTKGDDK
- a CDS encoding tetratricopeptide repeat protein yields the protein MINNILFLLLFIIGCSQAKPYITPYQYQENQLAKLLYDRALAYQDQKNYELAIIEFRHFIDYYPKIYYADEAQLNIGRCYQALEQWNEAINNYRLLLKKYKHSDYKVEAIYQIGECYQASNKFKKATEIYLSIIKEHSKTVWAKKSKEKIEEIANKFPQSKEFKKINRQAEKIYRKSQKK
- a CDS encoding DUF2723 domain-containing protein, yielding MGKKNRGQITDNRKQKKGKWKVPFKIPRFLIPKDEPITPRAFALLDYAGGVLVFFICWVVYLHTLTPTIGFHDSGDMITAAYVLGIPHPTGYPLYCLLGKLWMSLLPIGNIAYRMNLASALCASLACMMVYFIVLKVGTGLVHAGLANQSNAQTRGLSLHQLIPAAVAAFMLAFATTFWEQAVIAEKYSLNALFATLLIFILLKWAEAMSTEYRARSMEVKAQSSRLKAQRYLYLFAFTLGLSFTHHMQTIYLVPASVFFILLISITSWMKKKTHVKAKKTIRQNNKQFLFNILYLLKSIYKKLLILRPVLIMFFLFIIPLLLYSYLPLRASQNPPVNCSDPDNLERFIDHISAKDYRDIFVSPILKERLQRGKFHISLFFSHQFTNYFIWIGIVGMLILFFKKIKIFIFLILIVIMNITLATIYSIPNIEDYYIPTFVIFAILSGCAIKWITEKIISFFTIKKIPIFFFIIVYLVSMIFLILFLFNTNYSYTNKHKYYLAYDYGRNILNDLEEESIIFLHTDMNIFPSFYIQIVEKIKTNICFVISTFLHCDWYGAQIKEKHPDLEFELYPKERIMKLKSNKRTELTQVRFDELIENNLNKYPCYILFNEEITHLASNYPLVLQGLLWRIAKDKKEVDKLSNVILNRKLRLNLRGIYDDIIYTDGMNFNIEWTKFTLQNYAAVYNNWGVLYYKKGMYDESINYFKKAITLNPTLSSAYLNIGDTYEEKKEYNKAIIYYRKVISLDTNSEEAYNKIGEIYLLKEKYRESICILQKAIKLNPKNVKTLYTLCKAYYKNGDINNTCKTLEKLLELVPFRDDIRQALLAIRHGQEIVWD
- a CDS encoding right-handed parallel beta-helix repeat-containing protein, which gives rise to MNKKIILGILVVLGMLLGMGTLSEVDATTYYVDAVNGDDSNPGTQEEPFKTIGKGVEVSIDGDTVQCAPGTYTETVTITERIALVGGGAETTIIDVSDFPGDENAVTFLGSGANNATITCFTITGATGWEYKGHGIYCANSNPTIINNTLIDNFYGGGIGYQSSSPIIINNIIIKNGDSGIEGYSGGDSRPIIINNTIEGSEYGICCRGNPTITNNTIIRNFWGVVCGGSNCSPTITNNTIRENGYGINCNHTYNSLVAITNNIIRGNIADGIIATNYSSPTITNNTITGNGESGIYCEFDASPSVTNNIITNNKKGIYCIFNSYPQIDYNDVYGNSEDDYDGCVAGDNDISEPPQFVDEANGDYHLKPTSPCIDVGSNTAPALPDTDMDGEPRIINDVVDMGADEYSKVLAIFMELNDVEFHTGDTLTIDAHVTNGKEEVDVEGKCWVRFPDDSLISLLNVPKATLPPELDITMPLLPGGYTFNGSEPAGEYQAGGRLACPITLDYFSTDIETFTFIP